Proteins from one Porites lutea chromosome 3, jaPorLute2.1, whole genome shotgun sequence genomic window:
- the LOC140929664 gene encoding DELTA-stichotoxin-She4b-like yields the protein MAAVAAAAGSVVSIASVVNSLKTVLDNIQTNRRIAVAVSNETKHPWEAISVYFSSGTSDAILPLDVPTGKAILWGARKTSGPIARGAVGVFTYYIPALDKTLAIMYSVPFDLNLFRNWWNVKLYSGRREASKQTFKDMDGSDKVKGDNTWHTIKLDSGVSVKGAMGSTGQSKLDIKVGIESNT from the exons ATGG ctgctgttgctgctgctgctggaAGCGTGGTCTCTATTGCATCTGTTGTGAACTCACTGAAAACAGTTTTGGATAATATACAAACAAACCGCAGAATTGCTGTCGCCGTTTCGAATGAAACTAAGCATCCGTGGGAAGCAATTTCCGTGTATTTTTCGTCTGGCACCTCAGACGCCATCCTTCCACTTGATGTTCCAACAG GTAAGGCCATACTATGGGGAGCTCGAAAAACTTCGGGACCTATAGCTAGAGGAGCCGTTGGAGTCTTCACGTACTACATACCAGCCTTAGACAAGACATTAGCTATCATGTATTCCGTTCCTTTTGATTTGAACTTATTCAGAAATTGGTGGAATGTAAAACTTTACAGCGGTCGTCGGGAGGCCAGTAAACAGACGTTCAAAGACATGGATGGTTCCGACAAAGTGAAGGGTGATAACACCTGGCATACTATAAAGTTAGACTCAGGAGTGTCTGTGAAGGGTGCGATGGGGAGCACGGGTCAATCCAAACTTGACATTAAGGTTGGGATTGAAAGCAACACATGA